A genomic window from Klebsiella quasipneumoniae subsp. quasipneumoniae includes:
- the hslR gene encoding ribosome-associated heat shock protein Hsp15 encodes MKEKPADTVRLDKWLWAARFYKTRALAREMIEGGKVHYNGQRSKPGKIVELDAMLTLRQGNDERTVRIVGITEQRRPASEAVTLYEETAESIEKREKMALARKMNALTMPHPDRRPDKKERRDLMRFKHGESE; translated from the coding sequence ATGAAAGAGAAGCCTGCCGACACCGTCAGACTGGATAAATGGCTTTGGGCCGCCCGCTTTTACAAGACCCGCGCGCTGGCGCGGGAGATGATTGAAGGCGGCAAGGTGCATTACAACGGACAACGCAGCAAACCAGGGAAAATCGTCGAACTGGACGCCATGCTGACGCTGCGTCAGGGCAACGACGAGCGGACGGTGCGCATCGTCGGTATCACCGAGCAGCGCCGCCCGGCAAGCGAAGCCGTCACCCTGTATGAAGAGACGGCGGAGAGTATTGAGAAGCGTGAAAAAATGGCCCTGGCGCGCAAAATGAACGCCCTGACCATGCCGCACCCTGACAGACGTCCGGACAAGAAAGAGCGCCGCGACCTGATGAGATTTAAACACGGCGAGAGTGAGTAA
- the yrfG gene encoding GMP/IMP nucleotidase yields MHFDIAWQEVDTVLLDMDGTLLDLAFDNYFWQTLVPETWGAARDLNLQQAKEAMHQEYHAVQHTLNWYCLDYWSERLGLDICAMTSEQGPRATLREDTVPFLDALKASGKRRILLTNAHPHNLAVKLKHTGLDAHLDLLLSTHTFGYPKEDQRLWRAVAEETGLEAHKTLFVDDSEAILDAAREFGIRYCLGITNPDSGLAEKQYLRHPGLNDYRRLIPSLTPKERR; encoded by the coding sequence ATGCATTTTGATATCGCCTGGCAGGAGGTCGATACCGTTCTGCTGGATATGGACGGCACGCTCCTGGATCTCGCTTTCGATAACTATTTCTGGCAAACGCTGGTGCCGGAAACCTGGGGGGCCGCCCGCGACCTCAATCTGCAACAGGCGAAAGAGGCCATGCACCAGGAGTATCATGCCGTGCAGCATACGCTAAACTGGTACTGTCTGGATTACTGGAGCGAGCGCCTGGGTTTGGATATTTGTGCGATGACCAGCGAACAGGGTCCGCGCGCCACGCTGCGTGAGGATACCGTGCCGTTCCTTGATGCGCTCAAGGCCAGCGGTAAGCGACGTATTCTGTTGACCAATGCCCATCCCCACAATCTGGCGGTGAAACTCAAACACACCGGCCTGGATGCGCACCTTGATTTATTACTTTCCACCCACACATTTGGTTATCCGAAAGAGGATCAGCGTCTGTGGCGCGCCGTGGCGGAGGAAACCGGCCTTGAGGCGCATAAAACGCTGTTTGTCGACGACAGCGAGGCGATTCTGGATGCCGCGAGGGAGTTTGGCATTCGCTACTGCCTGGGCATTACCAATCCCGACTCCGGGCTGGCGGAAAAGCAGTATCTGCGCCATCCGGGGCTGAATGATTACCGACGACTGATCCCTTCGCTTACCCCGAAGGAGAGGCGATGA
- a CDS encoding intracellular growth attenuator family protein — translation MGTFLIFLTALLICVLLIGWWYRTHARRRRLPLLHAFSDATTRPLPADERQAIEKYLAELSRAQQLPASGATSAPVALALNEQSDTVYGLTRAITRYGITTDAPNKWRYFLDSVEVHLPPFWEQHINDENSVELIPTDSLPLVITLNGHTLSDYRQEAQSYALERASATQASIRGEESEQVELRQIRRESPEEHALNRPDGLREAILIVASFLVFYFSLIGPAVFTPWLVAAGLLLLAAGLWGIYAPPRRAALREIHCLRGVPKRWGLFGENDQEHINNISLGIIDLIYPRHWQPWIAQDLGQQTDIDIYLNRHVARQGRYLSLHDEVKNFPLQYWLRSAIIAAGALVVVIMLWASVPLNMPFKFTLSWLKGAQTIEATTVSQLEKAHVRIGDTLRLTGTGMCNIRTPGSWTAKEDSPFLPFDCSQIVWNDAPPLPLPESDIVSKATALMESVQRQLHPETDDDSRVSPALRSAIQKSGMVLLDDFGDIVQKTNDLCSAKDDCLRLKNALVNLGNTRNWETLTKRASAGKLDGVNVLLRPVSAESLENLVTTSTAPFVMRETSRAAQALNSPAPGGFLIASDEGSVLVNQPWPAVSLYDYPAHEQWGELRRLAGMLMHTPFHAEGIVTNLFTDANGTQHINLHRIPDRSGLWRYLGITLLLLSMVGCMAYHGVQALRRYQRHRQRMEEIQKYYESCLNPVLLPSSDPQD, via the coding sequence ATGGGCACCTTTCTGATATTCCTTACAGCTCTGCTAATCTGCGTATTGCTCATTGGATGGTGGTATCGCACGCACGCCAGACGCCGCCGGCTCCCCCTACTGCACGCCTTTAGCGATGCCACCACGCGGCCGCTCCCTGCCGATGAGCGCCAGGCCATCGAAAAGTATCTTGCCGAACTGAGCCGCGCCCAGCAGCTGCCCGCGTCCGGCGCCACCAGCGCGCCCGTCGCTCTGGCGCTAAACGAACAGAGCGATACCGTCTATGGGTTGACGCGAGCCATCACCCGCTACGGGATCACCACCGACGCGCCGAATAAATGGCGCTATTTTCTCGATTCGGTGGAGGTACATCTGCCGCCGTTCTGGGAACAGCATATCAACGATGAAAACAGCGTCGAGCTGATCCCCACCGACAGCCTGCCGCTGGTTATCACCCTTAACGGTCATACCCTGAGCGACTATCGTCAGGAAGCGCAAAGCTACGCTCTGGAACGCGCCTCGGCCACCCAGGCCTCGATTCGCGGCGAAGAGAGCGAACAGGTAGAGCTGCGGCAGATCCGGCGGGAAAGCCCGGAAGAGCACGCCCTGAATCGCCCGGACGGTCTGCGGGAAGCGATCCTGATCGTCGCCTCTTTCCTGGTCTTTTATTTCAGCCTGATTGGGCCAGCCGTCTTTACCCCGTGGCTGGTGGCCGCCGGTTTGCTGCTGCTCGCCGCCGGCCTGTGGGGGATCTATGCCCCGCCGCGCCGCGCCGCGCTGCGCGAAATCCACTGCCTGCGCGGCGTCCCGAAGCGCTGGGGGCTGTTCGGCGAAAACGATCAGGAACATATCAATAATATCTCGCTGGGCATTATCGATCTCATCTATCCGCGCCACTGGCAGCCCTGGATCGCCCAGGACCTCGGACAGCAGACCGATATTGATATCTATCTCAACCGCCATGTGGCCCGTCAGGGACGCTACTTGTCGCTTCATGATGAAGTGAAAAATTTCCCGCTGCAGTACTGGCTGCGCAGCGCGATTATCGCCGCCGGCGCCCTGGTGGTGGTGATCATGCTATGGGCCAGCGTACCGCTGAATATGCCGTTTAAGTTCACCCTGTCGTGGCTGAAGGGGGCGCAGACGATTGAAGCCACGACCGTCAGCCAGCTGGAAAAGGCCCATGTGCGCATTGGCGATACGCTGCGCCTGACCGGTACCGGGATGTGCAACATCCGCACGCCAGGCAGTTGGACGGCCAAAGAGGATTCGCCGTTCCTGCCTTTCGATTGTTCGCAGATTGTGTGGAACGATGCCCCTCCTCTGCCGCTGCCGGAGTCTGACATTGTCAGCAAAGCGACCGCCCTGATGGAGTCCGTCCAGCGTCAGCTGCACCCGGAAACCGACGACGACTCCCGCGTCAGCCCGGCGCTGCGCTCCGCCATTCAGAAATCTGGCATGGTGCTGCTGGATGATTTCGGCGATATCGTTCAGAAAACCAACGATCTCTGCTCGGCAAAAGATGATTGCCTGCGCCTGAAGAATGCGCTGGTTAATCTCGGCAATACCCGTAACTGGGAGACCTTAACCAAGCGCGCGTCCGCCGGGAAACTGGATGGCGTGAACGTGCTCCTGCGACCAGTCAGCGCCGAGTCGCTGGAGAATCTGGTGACCACCTCAACCGCCCCCTTTGTAATGCGTGAAACCTCGCGAGCGGCGCAGGCGCTCAACAGCCCGGCCCCGGGCGGCTTCCTCATCGCCAGCGACGAGGGCAGCGTGCTGGTCAATCAGCCGTGGCCGGCGGTAAGCCTGTATGATTACCCGGCGCATGAGCAATGGGGCGAACTGCGGCGGCTGGCCGGTATGCTGATGCATACTCCCTTCCATGCCGAAGGGATCGTCACCAATCTGTTTACTGACGCCAACGGCACCCAGCATATCAACCTGCACCGCATTCCCGACCGCAGCGGCCTGTGGCGCTATCTGGGCATCACTCTTCTGCTGCTGTCGATGGTGGGATGCATGGCTTACCACGGCGTGCAGGCGCTGCGTCGTTATCAACGCCATCGCCAGCGTATGGAAGAGATTCAGAAATATTACGAAAGCTGCCTGAACCCGGTGCTGCTCCCCTCGTCTGACCCGCAAGATTAA
- the nudE gene encoding ADP compounds hydrolase NudE, with amino-acid sequence MSKSLQKPTILNVETVARSRLFNVESVDLEFSNGVRRVYERMRPSTREAVMIVPIVDDHIILIREYAVGTESYELGFSKGLIDPGETVDEAANRELKEEVGFGANKLTFLKKLSMAPSYFSSKMNILVAEDLYPESLPGDEPEPLPQVRWPLAQLMSLLDEEDFNEARNVSALFLVREWLQAQGRL; translated from the coding sequence ATGAGCAAATCATTACAAAAACCCACCATTCTCAATGTTGAAACTGTCGCCCGTTCGCGCCTCTTTAATGTCGAAAGCGTCGATCTGGAATTCAGCAACGGTGTGCGTCGCGTTTATGAACGTATGCGGCCTTCCACCCGCGAAGCGGTAATGATTGTGCCGATTGTGGATGATCATATTATTTTGATTCGCGAGTATGCCGTCGGGACGGAATCCTACGAGCTGGGCTTCTCCAAAGGGCTGATTGATCCGGGTGAAACCGTGGATGAAGCGGCCAATCGCGAGCTGAAAGAAGAGGTTGGCTTCGGCGCCAATAAGCTGACGTTCCTGAAGAAGCTCAGTATGGCTCCCTCTTACTTCTCCAGCAAAATGAATATCCTGGTGGCGGAAGATCTCTATCCGGAGTCGCTGCCGGGCGATGAGCCCGAGCCGCTGCCGCAGGTGCGCTGGCCGCTGGCGCAGCTGATGTCGCTGCTGGATGAAGAAGATTTTAACGAGGCCCGCAACGTCAGCGCGCTGTTTTTAGTGCGGGAATGGCTGCAGGCCCAGGGCCGACTCTGA
- the mrcA gene encoding peptidoglycan glycosyltransferase/peptidoglycan DD-transpeptidase MrcA: MKFVKYLLILAVCCVLLGAGSIFGLYKYIEPQLPDVATLKDVRLQIPMQVYSADGELIAQYGEKRRIPVTLQQIPPELVKAFIATEDSRFYEHHGVDPVGIFRAASVAMFSGHASQGASTITQQLARNFFLSPEKTLMRKIKEAFLAIRIEQLLNKDEILELYLNKIYLGYRAYGVGAAAQVYFGKPIDQLTLSEMAVIAGLPKAPSTFNPLYSMDRATARRNVVLSRMLSEGYITQAQYDEARSEPIDASYHAPKIAFSAPYLSEMVRQEMVNRYGEQAYEDGYRVYTTITRKNQQAAQQAVRNNVLDYDMRHGYRGPASVLWKVGETPWEAKKIVDALKRQPGLGPLSPAVVTSANAQEAVALLANGDSVSLTMDGVRWARRFISDTQQGATPRKVNDVVQAGQQIWVRKVGDSWWLSQVPDVNSALVSINPQNGAIIALVGGFDFNQSKFNRATQALRQVGSNIKPFLYTAAMDKGLTLASMLNDVPISRWDAGAGSDWRPKNSPPQYAGPIRLRQGLGQSKNVVMVRAMRAMGVDYAAEYLQRFGFPAQNIVHTESLALGSASFTPLQVARGYSVMANGGFLVNPFFISKIENDQGGVLFEERPKIACPQCDLPVIYGDTPKSNVLENKDVEDVATSTEPQNGNVPPQPQLEQANQSLVAQSGAQEYAPHVINTPLAFLIKSALNSNIFGEPGWMGTGWRAGRDLQRHDIGGKTGTTNSSKDAWFSGYGPGVVTSVWIGFDDHRRDLGRTTASGAIKDQISGYEGGAKSAQPAWDSFMKSVLEGVAEEPLTPPPGIVTVNIDRSTGQLANGGNSRAEYFIEGTQPTQQAVHEVGTTLTDGGGETHELF, translated from the coding sequence GTGAAGTTCGTAAAGTATCTATTGATCCTTGCAGTCTGTTGCGTACTGCTGGGAGCAGGCTCGATTTTTGGCCTCTACAAATACATAGAGCCGCAACTCCCCGACGTCGCAACCCTGAAGGATGTGCGTTTGCAGATCCCGATGCAGGTCTATAGCGCCGACGGTGAGCTTATTGCGCAGTACGGCGAAAAGCGCCGTATCCCTGTAACGTTGCAGCAAATTCCCCCCGAGCTGGTGAAAGCGTTTATCGCCACCGAAGACAGTCGTTTCTATGAGCATCACGGCGTCGATCCGGTGGGTATTTTCCGCGCCGCCAGCGTGGCGATGTTCTCAGGCCACGCCTCGCAGGGCGCCAGCACCATCACCCAGCAGTTAGCGCGTAACTTCTTCCTCAGCCCCGAGAAGACGTTGATGCGTAAGATTAAAGAGGCCTTTCTGGCCATCCGCATCGAGCAGCTGCTGAACAAAGATGAAATCCTTGAGTTGTATCTGAACAAGATTTACCTCGGCTACCGCGCCTATGGCGTCGGCGCCGCGGCGCAGGTCTATTTTGGCAAACCTATCGACCAGCTGACCCTCAGCGAAATGGCGGTGATTGCCGGTCTGCCGAAAGCCCCGTCCACCTTTAACCCGCTCTATTCGATGGATCGCGCCACAGCCCGTCGCAACGTGGTGCTGTCGCGTATGCTGAGCGAGGGGTACATCACCCAGGCGCAATACGATGAAGCGCGCAGCGAACCCATCGACGCCAGCTACCACGCGCCGAAAATCGCCTTCTCAGCGCCTTATCTGAGCGAAATGGTGCGCCAGGAGATGGTGAATCGCTATGGCGAGCAGGCCTATGAAGATGGCTACCGGGTGTACACCACGATTACCCGCAAAAACCAGCAGGCGGCCCAGCAGGCGGTCCGCAATAACGTGCTGGATTACGATATGCGTCACGGCTACCGCGGCCCGGCCAGCGTGCTGTGGAAGGTCGGCGAAACGCCGTGGGAGGCGAAAAAGATCGTCGACGCCCTGAAGCGCCAGCCTGGCTTAGGCCCGCTTTCTCCTGCGGTGGTCACCTCCGCGAATGCCCAGGAGGCCGTCGCGCTGTTGGCTAACGGCGACTCCGTTTCACTGACGATGGACGGCGTGCGCTGGGCTCGTCGCTTTATCTCCGATACGCAGCAGGGAGCGACTCCGCGTAAAGTCAACGACGTCGTGCAGGCCGGGCAGCAGATCTGGGTTCGCAAAGTGGGTGACAGCTGGTGGTTGTCGCAGGTCCCGGACGTCAACTCGGCGCTGGTCTCCATTAACCCGCAAAACGGCGCGATTATTGCCCTTGTCGGTGGGTTTGACTTTAACCAGAGCAAGTTTAACCGCGCCACCCAGGCGCTGCGCCAGGTCGGCTCCAACATCAAGCCGTTCCTCTACACCGCTGCGATGGATAAAGGCTTAACTCTGGCAAGCATGCTCAACGATGTGCCAATCTCGCGCTGGGACGCCGGGGCCGGCTCCGACTGGCGGCCGAAAAACTCGCCGCCGCAGTATGCCGGTCCGATTCGTTTACGCCAGGGCCTGGGGCAGTCGAAAAACGTGGTAATGGTGCGCGCCATGCGCGCCATGGGCGTTGACTATGCCGCCGAGTATCTGCAGCGCTTTGGTTTCCCGGCGCAAAACATTGTCCACACCGAATCGCTGGCGCTGGGCTCCGCCTCATTTACGCCTCTGCAGGTCGCCCGCGGGTATTCGGTGATGGCCAACGGCGGCTTCCTGGTCAACCCGTTCTTTATCAGTAAGATTGAGAATGATCAGGGTGGGGTCCTCTTCGAGGAGCGCCCGAAAATCGCCTGCCCGCAGTGTGATTTACCGGTGATTTACGGCGATACGCCAAAATCCAATGTGCTGGAAAACAAAGATGTGGAAGATGTCGCCACCTCGACGGAACCGCAGAATGGCAACGTGCCGCCGCAGCCGCAGCTGGAGCAGGCCAATCAGTCACTGGTGGCGCAGAGCGGCGCCCAGGAATACGCGCCGCATGTGATCAATACCCCGCTGGCCTTCCTGATCAAGAGCGCGCTGAACAGCAACATCTTTGGCGAACCGGGCTGGATGGGAACCGGCTGGCGCGCCGGACGGGATCTGCAGCGGCATGATATCGGCGGCAAAACCGGAACCACCAACAGCTCGAAGGACGCCTGGTTCTCAGGCTACGGGCCGGGCGTGGTGACCTCGGTTTGGATCGGCTTTGACGATCATCGTCGCGATCTTGGCCGGACCACCGCGTCAGGGGCGATTAAAGATCAGATCTCCGGCTACGAAGGCGGCGCCAAAAGCGCCCAACCGGCCTGGGACAGCTTTATGAAGAGCGTGCTGGAAGGCGTTGCGGAAGAGCCGTTAACGCCGCCGCCGGGAATCGTCACGGTGAATATCGATCGCAGCACCGGTCAGCTGGCGAACGGGGGCAACAGCCGGGCGGAATACTTTATTGAGGGTACCCAGCCCACGCAGCAGGCGGTCCATGAGGTGGGCACCACCTTGACGGACGGCGGCGGTGAAACCCACGAGCTGTTCTGA
- a CDS encoding PilN domain-containing protein encodes MTHVVNLLPWRDLRRRQRLRYALLLATGIVLLVGTTLQAGRTAGLQRDALARIHTTADAALLASLKQREQAMREAWQQHQRQREQRQRRSTIAAWQPRLMALAAGLPAQAWLTRLEYQGARLTLDGLALNLQALARVEAALASVAGFAPAKTGGTQRDAEGRWRFSFTLSGARADAD; translated from the coding sequence ATGACGCATGTCGTTAATCTTCTCCCCTGGCGTGACCTGCGTCGCCGCCAGCGCCTGCGCTACGCCCTGTTGTTAGCCACCGGTATCGTGCTGCTGGTGGGGACGACTCTGCAGGCGGGGCGAACAGCGGGTCTACAGCGCGACGCCCTGGCGAGGATCCACACGACAGCCGACGCAGCGTTGCTCGCCTCACTCAAACAGCGCGAACAGGCGATGCGCGAGGCATGGCAGCAGCATCAACGCCAGCGCGAGCAGCGCCAGCGCAGATCGACGATCGCCGCCTGGCAACCCCGACTAATGGCGCTCGCGGCAGGCCTGCCCGCTCAGGCATGGCTGACGCGGCTGGAGTACCAGGGGGCGCGCCTGACGCTGGATGGCCTGGCCCTCAACCTGCAGGCGCTGGCCCGGGTGGAGGCTGCTCTGGCCAGCGTCGCGGGATTCGCGCCGGCTAAAACCGGCGGAACGCAGCGCGACGCCGAGGGGCGCTGGCGGTTCAGTTTTACCCTGTCGGGAGCGCGCGCCGATGCGGATTAA
- a CDS encoding HofP DNA utilization family protein yields the protein MGGKCWILLWLPLSLLAAGRDPFLPVEDPCRTAQLSQWRYGGAAGDGAGWTGFLQDGSGMWRRVRLDEQLPTGWRVSRLTAGELDIVTPPGCEPPAWRWQREGKQDDAMDKPAASAATAGGGRRAK from the coding sequence ATGGGCGGTAAATGCTGGATTTTGCTGTGGTTGCCGCTGTCGCTGCTGGCGGCCGGGCGCGATCCTTTCCTGCCGGTTGAAGATCCTTGCCGCACGGCGCAGCTGTCGCAATGGCGCTATGGCGGCGCGGCCGGCGATGGCGCAGGCTGGACGGGGTTTTTGCAGGATGGAAGCGGCATGTGGCGACGGGTACGCCTGGATGAGCAATTGCCCACGGGCTGGCGGGTGAGTCGGCTGACGGCCGGCGAGCTGGACATCGTCACGCCTCCGGGATGTGAACCGCCAGCGTGGCGCTGGCAACGTGAAGGAAAACAAGATGATGCGATGGATAAGCCTGCTGCTTCTGCTGCTACCGCTGGCGGTGGTCGCCGCGCGAAATGA
- the hofQ gene encoding DNA uptake porin HofQ, translating to MMRWISLLLLLLPLAVVAARNDKPVSLVVDDAPVAQVLQALAEMNHKNLVVAPDVSGTLSLRLQKVPWTQALRAVADSAGLSLQQQGTVIYAHTQAWQKANLAQREAEQAKRLQNLPLLAESVTLHYADAEELAKSGGKLLSARGNLMADKRTNRLLIRDDARHLPALKAWAQEMDLPVGQVELAAHIVSMSETSLRELGVKWRLAEAESTPGSGHITTLSSDVSVNDASTRAGFNIGKINGRLLELELSALERKQQVEIIASPRLLASHMQPASIKQGSEIPYQVSSGESGATSVEFKEAVLGMEVTPTVLQQGRVRLKLRISENTPGQVLKQDNGEALAIDKQEIETLVEVRSGETLALGGIFSQKNKTARDSVPLLGDIPVLGRLFRRDGKDNERRELVVFITPRILAVR from the coding sequence ATGATGCGATGGATAAGCCTGCTGCTTCTGCTGCTACCGCTGGCGGTGGTCGCCGCGCGAAATGACAAGCCGGTTTCGCTGGTCGTTGACGACGCGCCAGTGGCCCAGGTGCTGCAAGCCCTGGCCGAAATGAACCATAAGAACCTCGTTGTCGCACCGGACGTCAGCGGCACGCTCTCCCTGCGCCTGCAGAAGGTCCCCTGGACCCAGGCGCTGCGGGCAGTGGCGGATAGCGCAGGCCTCTCTTTGCAACAGCAGGGGACGGTCATCTACGCGCATACGCAGGCCTGGCAAAAAGCCAATCTGGCGCAGCGCGAAGCTGAACAGGCGAAACGTCTGCAGAACCTGCCGCTGCTGGCGGAGAGCGTGACGCTGCACTATGCCGATGCCGAGGAGCTGGCTAAAAGCGGCGGTAAGTTGCTTAGCGCCCGGGGAAACCTGATGGCGGACAAGCGGACCAATCGGCTGCTGATCCGCGATGATGCGCGGCATCTGCCGGCGCTGAAGGCCTGGGCGCAGGAGATGGATCTGCCGGTCGGACAGGTGGAGCTGGCCGCCCATATCGTGTCGATGAGCGAAACCAGCCTGCGTGAACTGGGGGTGAAGTGGCGGCTGGCGGAGGCTGAAAGCACCCCGGGATCCGGGCACATCACCACCCTAAGCAGCGATGTGTCGGTCAACGATGCCAGCACCCGCGCAGGCTTTAACATCGGCAAAATTAACGGGCGCTTGCTTGAGCTGGAGCTTTCCGCGCTGGAGCGCAAGCAGCAGGTCGAGATTATCGCCAGTCCTCGTTTGCTCGCCTCCCATATGCAGCCCGCCAGCATCAAGCAGGGGAGCGAGATCCCCTATCAGGTCTCCAGCGGTGAAAGCGGCGCCACGTCGGTGGAGTTTAAAGAGGCGGTGCTGGGCATGGAGGTGACGCCGACGGTGCTGCAGCAGGGGAGAGTGCGGTTGAAGCTGCGAATAAGCGAGAACACGCCAGGCCAGGTGCTGAAGCAGGATAACGGCGAGGCGCTGGCCATTGATAAACAGGAGATCGAGACCCTGGTGGAAGTCCGCAGCGGCGAGACCCTGGCATTGGGCGGCATCTTTTCGCAGAAAAACAAAACCGCCCGCGACAGCGTCCCGCTGCTTGGCGATATCCCGGTGCTGGGGCGTCTGTTTCGCCGCGACGGGAAAGATAATGAACGCCGTGAACTGGTTGTCTTTATTACGCCACGGATTCTGGCAGTACGTTAA
- the aroK gene encoding shikimate kinase AroK, giving the protein MAEKRNIFLVGPMGAGKSTIGRQLAQQLNMEFYDSDQEIEKRTGADVGWVFDVEGEEGFRDREEKIINELTEKQGIVLATGGGSVKSRETRNRLSARGVVVYLETTIEKQLARTQRDKKRPLLQVDAPPREVLEALADERNPLYEEIADVTIRTDDQSAKVVANQIIHMLESN; this is encoded by the coding sequence ATGGCAGAGAAACGCAATATCTTTCTGGTTGGGCCTATGGGTGCCGGCAAAAGCACTATTGGGCGCCAGTTAGCCCAACAGCTCAACATGGAATTTTACGATTCTGATCAAGAGATTGAGAAACGCACTGGCGCTGATGTGGGCTGGGTCTTCGATGTTGAAGGCGAAGAAGGCTTCCGCGACCGTGAAGAAAAAATTATCAATGAGTTGACGGAAAAACAGGGGATTGTGCTGGCGACTGGCGGCGGCTCTGTAAAATCCCGTGAAACGCGTAACCGTCTCTCCGCCCGCGGCGTGGTGGTCTACCTGGAAACAACGATCGAGAAGCAGTTGGCCCGTACGCAGCGCGATAAAAAGCGTCCTTTGCTACAAGTCGATGCGCCGCCTCGTGAAGTACTGGAAGCGCTGGCTGACGAGCGTAACCCGCTGTATGAAGAGATCGCCGATGTGACTATCCGCACAGACGATCAGAGTGCGAAAGTCGTCGCGAACCAGATTATTCATATGCTGGAAAGCAACTGA
- the aroB gene encoding 3-dehydroquinate synthase produces the protein MERLTVTLGERSYPITIAAGLFNDPASFLPLKSGDQAMLVTNETLAPLYLDTVRSALEQAGVNVDSVILPDGEQYKSLAVMDTVFTALLQKPHGRDTTLVALGGGVIGDLTGFAAASYQRGVRFIQVPTTLLSQVDSSVGGKTAVNHPLGKNMIGAFWQPVSVVVDLNCLKTLPKRELASGLAEVIKYGVILDGAFFSWLENNIDALLALDEKAMAYCIRRCCELKAEVVAADERETGLRALLNLGHTFGHAIEAEMGYGNWLHGEAVAAGMVMAAHTSERLGQFRAQDTQRLIDLLKRAGLPVRGPQEMSAQAYLPHMMRDKKVLAGEMRLVLPLAIGSSELRGGVPHDVVLGAIADTQQAQQ, from the coding sequence ATGGAGAGGCTTACTGTTACCCTCGGGGAACGTAGTTACCCGATTACCATCGCGGCTGGTTTGTTTAACGATCCAGCTTCCTTCCTGCCACTCAAGTCGGGCGACCAGGCTATGCTGGTCACCAACGAAACGCTGGCGCCGCTTTATCTGGATACCGTCCGCTCTGCGCTGGAGCAGGCAGGGGTCAACGTTGACAGCGTGATCCTGCCCGACGGCGAGCAGTATAAAAGCCTGGCGGTGATGGATACCGTATTTACCGCGCTGTTACAAAAACCCCATGGCCGCGACACCACGCTGGTGGCGCTCGGCGGCGGTGTTATCGGTGATTTAACCGGTTTCGCCGCGGCAAGCTATCAGCGCGGCGTGCGTTTTATCCAGGTCCCTACCACCTTGCTGTCGCAGGTCGACTCGTCGGTCGGCGGCAAAACCGCAGTGAACCACCCTCTCGGCAAAAACATGATTGGCGCCTTCTGGCAGCCGGTTTCCGTGGTGGTTGATCTTAACTGTCTGAAGACGCTTCCGAAGCGCGAACTCGCTTCCGGACTGGCTGAGGTCATCAAGTATGGGGTGATCCTCGACGGCGCATTCTTCAGCTGGCTGGAAAACAACATTGATGCCCTGCTGGCGCTGGATGAAAAGGCCATGGCGTACTGCATTCGCCGTTGCTGTGAGCTGAAAGCGGAAGTTGTGGCTGCCGACGAGCGTGAAACCGGGTTACGTGCTTTACTCAATCTTGGACATACCTTCGGCCATGCTATCGAGGCTGAAATGGGCTACGGTAACTGGCTGCACGGCGAAGCGGTGGCGGCAGGTATGGTGATGGCGGCGCATACGTCCGAGCGGCTGGGGCAGTTCCGCGCGCAGGATACTCAGCGCCTTATCGATCTGCTCAAGCGTGCAGGTTTACCGGTACGCGGCCCGCAGGAAATGAGTGCGCAGGCGTATTTGCCCCATATGATGCGCGATAAGAAAGTACTGGCTGGCGAAATGCGGCTGGTGCTCCCGCTCGCAATAGGAAGCAGCGAGCTGCGCGGCGGAGTGCCGCATGATGTGGTTCTTGGCGCGATTGCTGATACTCAGCAGGCGCAACAATAA